In the genome of Drosophila subpulchrella strain 33 F10 #4 breed RU33 chromosome 2L, RU_Dsub_v1.1 Primary Assembly, whole genome shotgun sequence, one region contains:
- the LOC119547214 gene encoding uncharacterized protein LOC119547214 codes for MKAITSIVLGSVLVLSLLKNVTYAIELNLNLPAMPNYPSNGTLQCSRGFHIVVRKGTLFHNGNRNEKAWYWPKMACDLEQTCDFELVRDQYNYLNLARTEAIQLTIKYDCKQDDFQGTLRRIIHYRKNQNCPNDSFLQKHVAYFNDNNIASDTQAAKMDREVIAMSVCAQVRRFRERNPGTPIDPYLGTVFLIHQKSRFNQDFKPDPRENSKCQLTNEALRRSFKYDCRRDANKWTCNMSSKGRDVAKHDKNNSHLG; via the exons ATGAAAGCAATTACTTCAATAGTTTTGGGCTCAGTCCTTGTGTTGTCCTTGTTGAAAAATGTA aCCTATGCAATAGAACTTAATCTCAACTTACCGGCAATGCCCAATTACCCATCAAATGGCACACTACAGTGTAGTCGAGGATTTCACATCGTGGTTAGAAAGGGTACTTTATTTCATAATGGTAACAGGAACGAAAAAGCATGGTATTGGCCAAAGATGGCGTGTGATTTGGAACAAACATGCGACTTTGAACTTGTACGAGACCAATATAATTATCTGAATTTAGCCCGGACAGAAGCCATTCAACTTACCATTAAATACGATTGTAAACAAGATGACTTTCAAGGAACTTTAAGAAGGATTATACATTATAGAAAAAACCAAAACTGTCCGAATGACTCTTTTCTTCAGAAACACGTTGCTTATTTTAACGATAataatatcgcctctgatacgCAAGCGGCAAAAATGGACAGGGAAGTGATTGCCATGAGCGTCTGTGCTCAAGTCAGACGTTTTAGGGAACGCAACCCAGGAACGCCAATCGACCCATATCTTGGCACAGTGTTTTTAATACATCAAAAAAGTAGGTTTAACCAAGATTTCAAGCCAGATCCACGTGAAAACAGTAAATGTCAACTTACGAACGAGGCTCTTCGCCGTTCATTTAAGTATGACTGTCGGCGAGACGCCAATAAATGGACATGTAATATGAGTAGCAAGGGAAGGGACGTGGCTAAGCATGACAAAAATAATAGCCATTTAGGCTAG
- the LOC119547728 gene encoding cilia- and flagella-associated protein 299 — protein sequence MSLINFNKYEDYVDSFITIKDIRYLGSKKVQRKLIQNACGKSCLGSLLTREQFHQRKAKELILLRPRGICGSQLFGDYLNNNDEVLKQFAIREKKLVEKQMSTIVYLVMRSKKGLEISSFLDLEQSLRESRCQSSPDYVDWRGIFEGRKKLRPSRNHLSYFDWYQNRVSYKNSDNFRVANKRAHSLLIIHVGDHKMFCVNATCDCEYTKNVSRETYFSPTYGYVIFFDHIIRRIN from the exons ATGAGTCTGATAAACTTTAACAAGTACGAGGATTATGTGGATAGCTTCATAACCATAAAGGACATTCGCTACTTGGGCAGTAAAAAGGTCCAGAGGAAGTTGATCCAGAATGCCTGCGGAAAAAGCTGCCTGGGCAGCCTGCTTACTCGCGAACAATTCCACCAGCGAAAGGCCAAGGAGTTAATCCTGCTGAGACCACGGGGAATATGTGGATCCCAACTTTTCGGCGACTATTTGAACAACAACGACGAAGTCCTCAAGCAGTTTGCCATTCGGGAGAAGAAACTGGTTGAGAAACAAATGTCG ACCATTGTCTACCTGGTGATGCGCTCGAAGAAGGGTCTGGAGATCTCCAGCTTCCTCGACCTGGAGCAGAGTCTTCGGGAGTCGCGATGCCAAAGCTCACCGGATTATGTGGACTGGCGTGGCATTTTTGAGGGCCGGAAGAAGTTAAGGCCATCGCGGAACCACCTGAGCTACTTTGATTGGTACCAGAACCGAGTGTCCTACAAGAACAGTGATAACTTCAGGGTGGCAAACAAAAGGGCCCACAGCCTGTTGATAATCCATGTGGGCGATCACAAAATGTTCTGCGTAAATGCCACCTGCGATTGCGAATACACAAAAAATGTAAGCCGCGAAACGTATTTCTCGCCCACTTATGGATATGTCATATTCTTTGACCACATAATCAGGCGCATTAATTAG